Proteins from a genomic interval of Lactococcus protaetiae:
- the dprA gene encoding DNA-processing protein DprA, protein MTNFDLFRWKNAGMTNLGVNKLLKFYRKCEMKMSLRQMAQVAQIKSISNFIESYKNQNVKELREKYKKFSSFSILDENYPERLKEIYNPPVLIFYQGNIELLKTPKVAFVGSRESTPNGVKAVQKLIKELNQSFTIVSGLAKGIDAASHISAIKNQTSTIAVIGTGLDIFYPTENRKIQEYLSKKQLILSEYAPGEKPLKYHFPERNRIIAGLSRGVVVVEAKLRSGSLITCERALEEGRDVFAVPGNIADGFSDGCNYLIQQGAKLVFKGQDILGEYTY, encoded by the coding sequence ATAACAAATTTCGATTTATTTCGTTGGAAAAATGCTGGAATGACCAATTTAGGAGTGAATAAACTACTAAAATTTTATAGAAAATGTGAAATGAAGATGAGTTTACGTCAAATGGCGCAAGTTGCACAAATCAAATCTATCTCAAATTTCATTGAATCCTATAAAAATCAGAATGTTAAAGAACTGAGAGAGAAGTACAAGAAATTTTCATCTTTTTCCATTCTTGATGAAAATTACCCAGAAAGGTTAAAAGAAATCTATAATCCTCCTGTTTTAATTTTTTATCAGGGAAATATAGAATTACTTAAAACACCTAAAGTTGCGTTTGTCGGAAGTCGCGAATCAACACCAAACGGTGTTAAAGCTGTTCAAAAATTAATCAAGGAACTCAATCAGAGTTTCACGATTGTCAGTGGATTAGCAAAAGGAATTGATGCTGCAAGTCATATTTCTGCTATTAAAAATCAAACATCAACTATTGCTGTTATAGGAACAGGATTGGATATTTTTTACCCTACTGAGAACCGAAAAATACAAGAATATCTCTCAAAAAAACAGCTTATTCTTTCTGAATATGCACCTGGAGAAAAACCTCTCAAATATCATTTTCCCGAACGTAATCGTATTATCGCAGGTCTATCAAGAGGTGTCGTGGTTGTTGAAGCAAAATTAAGAAGTGGTAGCTTAATTACGTGTGAGCGAGCTTTGGAAGAGGGAAGGGATGTCTTTGCTGTACCTGGAAATATCGCTGATGGTTTTTCTGACGGCTGTAATTATCTTATTCAACAGGGGGCTAAATTAGTTTTTAAAGGACAAGATATTTTAGGAGAGTATACGTATTAA
- a CDS encoding 2-isopropylmalate synthase codes for MRKIEFFDTTLRDGEQTPGVSFSITEKVAIAKQLEKWGISVIEAGFPAASPDSFEAVKQISEALQQTAVTGLARCVISDIDRAVEAVKTAKHPQIHVFIATSPIHMEYKLKMTPDEVLATIKKCVKYARERIEIVEFSPEDATRTEPDFLLKAVQTAVDAGATYINIPDTVGYTTPEEYAKIFKMLIENVKSEREIIFSPHCHDDLGMAVANSLAAIKAGAGRVEGTVNGIGERAGNAALEEIAVALHIREDFYEANSPLQLSETINTAALVSQFSGIAIPKNKAVVGKNAFAHESGIHQDGVLKNAQTYEIITPELVGAFHNSLPLGKLSGRHAFMNKLSTLGIPYDDSEVNELFARFKALADKKKDITDADIRALVSGHTIKNLEGFEFYSVKFDNTIHGKHTATVTLRNQEAEEFETTADGSGSIDAIFKAIDQVFNHESRLLSYSVEAVTDGVDAQATTVVSIENISTGTIFNAKGIDYDVLKGGAMAYMNANVLIQKENNA; via the coding sequence ATGAGGAAAATTGAATTTTTTGACACTACGCTCAGAGATGGAGAGCAAACACCGGGAGTTAGCTTCTCGATTACAGAAAAAGTAGCCATTGCTAAACAGCTAGAAAAATGGGGAATTTCTGTTATTGAAGCAGGCTTCCCCGCAGCAAGTCCAGATAGTTTTGAAGCTGTAAAGCAAATCTCAGAAGCATTGCAACAAACAGCAGTTACGGGACTTGCTCGTTGTGTGATTTCGGATATAGATCGTGCAGTAGAGGCAGTTAAAACGGCTAAACATCCACAAATTCACGTCTTTATTGCAACAAGTCCTATTCATATGGAATATAAACTGAAGATGACTCCGGATGAAGTTTTAGCAACAATCAAGAAATGTGTAAAATATGCTCGGGAGCGTATCGAAATTGTTGAGTTCTCTCCTGAAGATGCAACACGTACAGAACCTGACTTCCTTTTGAAAGCTGTGCAAACTGCAGTGGATGCTGGGGCGACATACATCAACATTCCTGATACGGTGGGTTATACAACACCAGAAGAATATGCAAAAATTTTTAAAATGCTCATTGAAAATGTGAAATCTGAGCGTGAAATTATTTTTAGTCCTCACTGTCATGATGATTTAGGGATGGCAGTTGCTAATTCTCTGGCAGCGATTAAAGCTGGAGCTGGACGTGTTGAGGGAACTGTGAATGGAATTGGCGAACGTGCTGGAAATGCTGCCCTGGAAGAAATTGCTGTTGCTTTACATATTCGTGAAGATTTTTATGAAGCAAATTCTCCTTTACAACTTTCGGAAACGATTAATACTGCTGCACTCGTTAGCCAATTTTCAGGTATTGCGATTCCTAAAAATAAAGCTGTGGTAGGCAAGAATGCTTTTGCACATGAATCGGGTATTCATCAAGATGGTGTACTAAAAAATGCTCAAACTTATGAAATTATCACACCTGAACTAGTTGGTGCCTTCCACAATTCACTACCTTTAGGGAAGTTATCTGGACGTCATGCTTTTATGAATAAATTGTCAACCCTTGGAATTCCTTATGATGATAGTGAGGTAAATGAACTGTTTGCCAGATTTAAAGCATTAGCAGATAAGAAGAAAGATATCACTGATGCTGATATACGTGCGCTGGTATCTGGTCATACTATTAAAAATCTTGAAGGCTTTGAGTTTTATAGCGTTAAATTTGATAATACTATTCATGGTAAACATACTGCGACAGTAACTTTAAGAAATCAAGAAGCTGAGGAATTTGAGACTACTGCTGATGGTTCGGGTTCAATTGATGCTATTTTCAAAGCAATTGACCAAGTGTTTAATCATGAATCGCGTCTTCTCAGCTATTCGGTTGAGGCCGTAACTGATGGTGTGGATGCCCAAGCAACAACGGTTGTTTCTATAGAAAATATTAGTACTGGTACAATTTTTAATGCAAAAGGGATTGATTATGATGTGCTTAAAGGTGGGGCAATGGCTTACATGAATGCTAATGTATTGATACAAAAAGAAAATAATGCTTAG
- the topA gene encoding type I DNA topoisomerase produces the protein MPTAIKNKTKTTSKKKVTRKKVTPGKNLVIVESPAKAKTIEKYLGRNYKVVASVGHIRDLKKSSMSVDIEHDYEPQYINIRGKAPLINSLKKEAKAAKAVYLASDPDREGEAISWHLAHILDLPLEEKNRVVFNEITKDAVKNAFKEPRQIDVDLVDAQQARRVLDRLVGYSISPILWKKVKKGLSAGRVQSIALKLIVDRENEINAFIPQEYWTIDGEFKKGTKKFKASFWGIDGKKRALDNNEDVIEVMQRLDGPDFNVDKVERKERRRNAPLPYTTSSMQQDAANKINFRTRKTMMVAQQLYEGLTLGSQGHQGLITYMRTDSTRISPVAQNAAHNYIADKFGEKYSKHGSKVKNAASAQDAHEAIRPSNVFNTPELIAKYLDKDQLKLYTLIWNRFVASQMTAAVFDTMKVNLSQNGVTFVANGSQVKFDGYLTIYNDSDKSNMLPEMEENETVKKVSTKPEQHFTQPPARYSEATLIKTLEENGVGRPSTYAPTLETIQKRYYVRLVTKRFEPTELGEIVNKLIVEFFPNIVNTEFTAEMEKDLDEVEEGKRKWVEVVDQFYKPFAKELNNAEEGMEKIQIKDEPAGFNCDVCGSPMVIKLGRFGKFYACSNFPDCRNTKAIVKDIGVKCPICHEGNIIERKTKKNRLFYGCDRYPDCDFTSWDKPIGRDCPKSGDFLVEKKVRGGGKQVVCSNTECDYQEEKQK, from the coding sequence ATGCCAACAGCAATTAAAAATAAAACAAAAACTACATCTAAGAAAAAGGTAACTAGAAAAAAAGTTACCCCAGGGAAAAATCTCGTTATTGTAGAGTCCCCTGCCAAAGCTAAAACAATTGAAAAATATCTTGGTCGCAATTATAAAGTTGTAGCCAGTGTGGGACATATTCGTGACCTCAAAAAGTCTTCAATGTCTGTTGATATTGAACACGACTATGAACCACAATATATCAATATCAGAGGGAAAGCTCCTCTAATAAATTCACTAAAAAAAGAAGCTAAAGCGGCTAAAGCTGTTTATCTCGCGAGTGACCCGGACCGTGAAGGTGAGGCAATTTCATGGCATTTAGCACATATTCTTGACTTACCACTTGAGGAAAAAAATCGTGTCGTCTTTAATGAAATTACAAAAGATGCCGTGAAAAATGCTTTCAAAGAACCACGCCAAATTGACGTAGATCTTGTTGATGCCCAGCAAGCACGCCGCGTACTTGACCGTCTGGTTGGTTATTCAATCAGTCCAATCTTATGGAAAAAAGTTAAAAAAGGGTTATCTGCAGGACGTGTCCAATCCATTGCACTAAAACTTATTGTAGACCGAGAAAATGAAATCAATGCTTTTATTCCTCAAGAATACTGGACAATTGATGGTGAATTTAAAAAAGGAACTAAAAAATTTAAAGCATCATTTTGGGGAATTGATGGTAAAAAACGTGCGCTTGATAACAATGAAGACGTCATAGAAGTGATGCAACGTTTGGATGGCCCAGACTTTAATGTCGATAAAGTAGAGAGAAAAGAACGTAGAAGAAACGCACCTCTTCCTTATACAACTTCGTCTATGCAACAAGATGCAGCAAATAAAATTAATTTTCGAACACGAAAAACAATGATGGTTGCTCAACAACTCTATGAAGGTCTCACACTAGGAAGTCAAGGACATCAAGGGCTGATTACCTATATGCGTACGGACTCTACTCGGATTTCTCCTGTGGCTCAGAATGCTGCCCATAATTATATTGCTGACAAATTCGGCGAAAAATATAGTAAGCATGGTTCAAAAGTTAAAAACGCTGCAAGTGCACAAGATGCTCATGAGGCAATTCGTCCGTCAAATGTCTTTAATACACCAGAACTCATCGCTAAATATTTAGATAAAGATCAGCTCAAACTTTATACACTTATTTGGAATCGTTTTGTTGCTAGTCAAATGACCGCCGCCGTTTTTGATACTATGAAAGTGAATTTATCACAAAACGGTGTTACCTTTGTCGCTAATGGTTCGCAAGTGAAATTTGACGGTTACCTCACTATTTATAATGACTCTGATAAGTCAAATATGCTTCCTGAAATGGAAGAAAATGAAACCGTTAAGAAAGTTTCTACAAAACCTGAACAACACTTTACGCAACCCCCTGCACGATATTCTGAAGCTACTTTAATTAAGACATTAGAAGAAAATGGGGTTGGACGTCCATCGACGTATGCTCCAACATTAGAAACAATACAGAAACGGTATTACGTAAGGTTGGTTACAAAACGTTTTGAACCTACCGAATTGGGAGAAATTGTAAATAAACTTATTGTTGAATTTTTCCCTAATATTGTAAATACTGAGTTTACTGCTGAAATGGAAAAAGACCTTGATGAAGTTGAGGAAGGTAAACGTAAATGGGTTGAAGTTGTTGACCAATTTTATAAGCCATTTGCTAAGGAGCTTAACAATGCAGAAGAAGGTATGGAAAAAATTCAAATCAAGGATGAACCTGCTGGATTCAACTGTGATGTTTGTGGTAGCCCAATGGTAATCAAGCTCGGGCGTTTTGGTAAGTTCTATGCTTGTAGTAATTTTCCAGATTGTCGTAACACAAAAGCAATCGTCAAAGATATTGGTGTGAAATGTCCTATATGTCATGAGGGAAATATCATTGAGCGTAAAACTAAGAAAAATCGCCTTTTCTATGGTTGCGACCGGTATCCAGATTGCGATTTTACAAGTTGGGATAAGCCTATTGGTCGGGATTGCCCTAAATCTGGTGATTTTCTTGTTGAGAAAAAAGTACGAGGTGGCGGTAAACAAGTTGTATGTTCCAATACTGAGTGTGATTATCAAGAAGAAAAACAAAAATAA
- the trmFO gene encoding methylenetetrahydrofolate--tRNA-(uracil(54)-C(5))-methyltransferase (FADH(2)-oxidizing) TrmFO yields MKKTHINVIGAGLAGSEAAYQIAKRGIPVKLYEMRGVKPTPQHKTDKFAELVCSNSFRGASITNAVGLLKEEMRRLDSVIMQGAQATQVPAGGALAVDRDAFSNFVTSHVSEHPLIEVFREEITELPEDEITIIATGPLTSDCLAAKIHELNGGDGFYFYDAAAPIIDANSIDFNKVYKKSRYDKGEADYINCPMTKEEFQAFQEALITAEEAPLNSFEDMKVFEGCMPIEEMAKRGYKTMLFGPMKPVGLEYPEDYMGPRDGEFKTPYAVVQLRQDNASASLYNIVGFQTHLKWGEQKRVFRMIPGLENAEFVRFGVMHRNSYMDSPHLLEQTFQSRKQENIFFAGQMTGVEGYVESAASGLVAGINAARLFKGEETIIFPQTTAIGSLPYYITHADSKHFQPMNVTFGIVEELDGPRIRDKKERYAKVAERALRDLEKTISLSK; encoded by the coding sequence ATGAAAAAAACACATATCAATGTTATTGGAGCGGGTCTCGCAGGCTCTGAGGCGGCTTACCAAATTGCTAAACGTGGTATCCCAGTTAAACTTTATGAAATGCGTGGAGTGAAGCCTACCCCTCAGCATAAAACTGATAAATTTGCAGAACTTGTCTGTTCTAATTCTTTTCGTGGTGCATCAATCACAAATGCAGTAGGATTATTAAAAGAAGAAATGAGAAGACTTGATTCAGTAATCATGCAGGGAGCGCAGGCGACACAAGTACCTGCAGGTGGTGCATTAGCTGTAGACCGTGATGCTTTTTCTAACTTTGTTACCTCTCATGTTTCTGAGCATCCTTTAATTGAAGTATTCCGTGAAGAAATCACTGAACTTCCAGAAGATGAGATAACAATTATTGCAACAGGTCCCTTGACTTCAGATTGCTTAGCCGCAAAAATTCATGAACTTAATGGTGGTGATGGTTTTTATTTTTATGATGCTGCTGCTCCAATTATTGATGCAAATTCGATTGATTTTAACAAAGTCTACAAAAAATCTCGATACGATAAGGGAGAGGCTGATTATATCAACTGTCCTATGACTAAGGAAGAATTTCAAGCTTTTCAAGAAGCATTAATTACAGCAGAAGAAGCACCATTAAATTCTTTTGAAGATATGAAGGTTTTTGAGGGATGTATGCCTATCGAAGAAATGGCAAAACGTGGATATAAAACCATGCTTTTTGGTCCTATGAAACCGGTTGGCCTTGAGTATCCAGAGGATTATATGGGACCTCGTGATGGAGAATTTAAGACACCTTATGCAGTAGTACAACTTCGTCAAGATAATGCTAGCGCTTCACTTTATAATATCGTTGGTTTTCAAACTCATCTTAAATGGGGTGAACAAAAGCGCGTTTTTCGTATGATTCCAGGTCTTGAAAATGCTGAATTTGTACGTTTTGGTGTGATGCACAGAAACTCATATATGGATTCACCTCATTTACTTGAACAAACTTTTCAATCACGAAAACAAGAAAATATTTTTTTTGCTGGTCAAATGACAGGCGTTGAAGGTTATGTTGAGTCTGCAGCCTCTGGTTTGGTAGCTGGAATAAATGCTGCTCGTTTATTTAAAGGTGAAGAAACAATTATTTTCCCACAAACAACCGCAATCGGAAGTTTACCTTATTATATCACTCATGCTGATAGTAAACATTTTCAGCCGATGAATGTCACTTTCGGAATTGTTGAAGAGCTAGATGGACCGCGCATTCGTGACAAAAAGGAACGGTATGCAAAAGTAGCTGAAAGGGCGCTAAGAGATTTAGAAAAAACAATCTCATTAAGTAAGTAA
- the leuD gene encoding 3-isopropylmalate dehydratase small subunit — MEKFTVYKGTTVPLMNDNIDTDQIIPKQFLKSIDKKGFGKNLFYEWRYQKDYDENPDFILNYPEYQTASLLISGDNFGSGSSREHAAWALSDYGFRAIIAGSYSDIFYNNSLKNGLLPITQPRNVLEQLAGLSSQEQISIDLPHQFIQTSVGEFHFDIDPIWKDKLINGLDDIGITLQYEKEIQQYEQQHK, encoded by the coding sequence ATGGAAAAATTTACTGTCTATAAGGGAACAACTGTCCCTTTGATGAATGATAATATAGACACAGACCAAATCATTCCAAAGCAATTTTTAAAATCAATTGATAAAAAAGGTTTTGGTAAAAATTTATTTTACGAATGGCGATATCAAAAAGACTATGATGAAAATCCTGACTTTATCCTGAATTATCCAGAATACCAAACAGCAAGCCTTCTCATCTCAGGCGATAATTTTGGTTCGGGTTCAAGTCGTGAACACGCTGCATGGGCTTTATCAGATTATGGTTTTAGAGCAATTATCGCAGGCTCTTATTCTGATATTTTTTATAATAATAGCTTGAAAAATGGACTCTTACCGATTACACAACCAAGAAATGTCTTAGAACAACTTGCAGGACTTTCCAGTCAAGAGCAAATTAGTATTGATTTGCCTCATCAATTCATTCAGACAAGCGTTGGAGAATTTCATTTTGATATTGATCCGATTTGGAAAGACAAACTCATCAATGGATTAGATGATATTGGAATTACACTGCAGTATGAGAAAGAGATTCAACAATACGAACAACAGCATAAATGA
- the ilvD gene encoding dihydroxy-acid dehydratase translates to MEFKYNGKTETIELNKYSKTLTQDPTQPATQAMYYGIGFKDEDFKKAQVGIVSMDWDGNPCNMHLGTLGGKIKASVNQTEGLIGLQFHTIGVSDGIANGKLGMRYSLVSREVIADSIETNAGAEYYDAIIAVPGCDKNMPGSIIGMARLNRPSIMVYGGTIEHGEYKGEKLNIVSAFEALGQKITGNISEEDYHGCIKNAIPGAGACGGMYTANTLASAIETLGMSLPYSASNPAISPEKQEECDEIGAAIKNLLEKDIKPSDIMTKEAFENAITIVMVLGGSTNAVLHIIAMANAIGVEITQDDFQRISDVTPVLGDFKPSGKYMMEDLHKIGGVPAVLKYLLKEGKLHGECLTVTGKTLAENVENALDLDFENQDIMHPLSDPIKATGHLQILYGNLAEGGSVAKISGKEGEFFKGTARVFDGEQHFIDGIESGRLHAGDVAVIRNIGPVGGPGMPEMLKPTSALIGAGLGKSCALITDGRFSGGTHGFVVGHIVPEAVEGGLIGLVEDDDIIEIDATHNTITLKVDDEEIARRRAAYVRPLPKARRGVLAKFAKLTRPASEGCVTDL, encoded by the coding sequence GTGGAATTCAAATACAATGGTAAAACAGAGACTATCGAACTCAACAAATACTCAAAAACACTAACCCAAGATCCTACTCAACCAGCAACTCAAGCCATGTACTACGGTATCGGTTTTAAAGACGAAGATTTCAAGAAAGCTCAAGTCGGCATTGTCAGCATGGATTGGGACGGAAATCCTTGTAACATGCACCTTGGCACACTGGGCGGGAAAATCAAAGCCTCTGTCAATCAAACAGAGGGACTAATCGGTTTGCAATTTCATACAATCGGTGTCTCTGACGGGATTGCCAATGGTAAACTCGGAATGAGATACAGCCTCGTCAGTCGTGAAGTCATCGCTGACAGTATTGAGACCAATGCTGGTGCTGAATACTATGATGCGATTATTGCTGTACCAGGCTGTGACAAAAATATGCCAGGTTCGATTATTGGCATGGCACGGCTTAACCGTCCATCGATCATGGTTTACGGTGGAACGATAGAACACGGTGAATACAAAGGCGAAAAGCTAAACATTGTTTCAGCTTTTGAAGCTTTGGGACAAAAAATTACAGGCAATATCTCTGAGGAAGACTATCATGGCTGTATCAAAAATGCAATTCCGGGAGCCGGAGCTTGCGGTGGAATGTACACGGCAAATACATTGGCATCAGCGATTGAGACACTCGGCATGAGCTTGCCATATTCTGCATCAAATCCCGCAATCAGCCCAGAGAAACAAGAAGAGTGTGATGAAATCGGTGCGGCCATCAAAAATTTGCTTGAAAAAGATATTAAACCAAGCGATATCATGACTAAAGAAGCCTTTGAAAACGCGATTACGATTGTCATGGTGCTTGGTGGCTCGACTAATGCGGTACTGCATATCATTGCAATGGCAAATGCAATCGGTGTTGAAATTACGCAAGACGATTTCCAGAGAATTTCGGATGTGACCCCTGTTCTTGGTGATTTTAAGCCAAGTGGAAAATACATGATGGAAGACTTGCACAAGATTGGTGGTGTGCCTGCCGTTCTCAAATATTTGCTCAAAGAAGGTAAACTTCACGGAGAGTGTTTGACAGTTACAGGTAAAACTTTAGCTGAAAATGTAGAAAATGCGCTTGATTTGGACTTTGAAAATCAAGATATCATGCACCCGCTCTCTGACCCAATCAAAGCAACAGGACATTTGCAAATTTTATATGGCAACCTCGCCGAAGGCGGTTCTGTCGCGAAAATTTCTGGTAAAGAAGGCGAGTTTTTCAAAGGAACGGCACGTGTCTTTGATGGTGAGCAACATTTCATTGACGGGATTGAGTCTGGACGGTTGCACGCAGGCGATGTTGCGGTCATTCGCAATATTGGTCCTGTCGGTGGGCCAGGAATGCCTGAAATGCTCAAACCAACGTCAGCGCTGATAGGAGCTGGTTTAGGTAAATCTTGCGCGCTCATTACTGACGGACGCTTCTCTGGTGGAACACACGGATTTGTCGTTGGACACATCGTTCCTGAAGCCGTTGAAGGTGGATTGATTGGTTTAGTCGAAGACGATGATATCATCGAAATTGATGCTACTCACAACACAATCACATTGAAAGTGGATGATGAGGAAATCGCACGACGCCGCGCAGCATACGTGCGTCCATTACCCAAAGCAAGACGCGGTGTACTCGCAAAATTTGCAAAACTGACACGACCTGCTAGTGAGGGCTGTGTGACGGATTTATGA
- the leuC gene encoding 3-isopropylmalate dehydratase large subunit, with protein sequence MTAKTIFDKLWEQHVVAGNEGEPQLLYIDLHVIHEVTSPQAFQGLRDAGRRVRRVDLTYGTLDHNVPTKDIFNIQDLISKKQIDTFTKNVKEFGVPAETHGGKGQGIVHMVAPESGRTQPGKTIVCGDSHTATNGAFGAIAFGIGTSEVEHVLATQTLWQVKPKRMKIEFIGHPQKGVYSKDFILALIAKYGVDAGVGYAVEYTGEAVDDLSMEERMTICNMSIEFGAKIGLMNPDEKTYDYVKGRDYAPKDFDKAVSNWKNLVSDPDATYDKVLTLDVNQLKPMVTWGTNPGMGLEFGETFPEIKDNINYERAYNYMDLKPGQVASDIELGYVFIGSCTNARLGDLQEAAKFVKGKHVADGLTAIVVPGSRPVKTAAETEGLDKIFIEAGFEWREPGCSACLGMNPDQIPEYVHCASTSNRNFEGRQGHNARTHLCSPAMAAAAAIAGKFVDVRNLVTD encoded by the coding sequence ATGACAGCAAAAACAATATTTGACAAGCTTTGGGAACAGCATGTCGTAGCGGGAAATGAAGGTGAACCTCAATTGCTTTATATTGACCTTCATGTGATTCATGAGGTAACGAGTCCGCAGGCTTTCCAAGGTCTGCGGGATGCAGGCCGTCGCGTTCGCCGTGTTGACTTGACTTATGGAACTCTTGACCATAATGTACCAACAAAAGATATTTTTAATATTCAGGATTTGATTTCTAAAAAGCAGATTGATACTTTTACTAAAAATGTCAAAGAATTTGGTGTTCCTGCGGAAACACATGGTGGCAAGGGACAAGGAATTGTCCATATGGTTGCTCCAGAGTCAGGACGTACGCAACCAGGAAAAACGATTGTCTGTGGCGACAGCCATACTGCGACAAATGGAGCTTTTGGTGCCATTGCTTTTGGGATAGGGACAAGTGAAGTAGAGCACGTGCTTGCAACTCAAACGCTTTGGCAGGTCAAACCGAAGCGAATGAAAATTGAGTTTATAGGTCATCCACAAAAAGGGGTCTATAGTAAAGACTTTATCCTTGCTTTGATTGCGAAATACGGGGTTGATGCAGGTGTGGGTTACGCTGTTGAGTATACTGGTGAAGCGGTTGATGACTTAAGCATGGAAGAAAGGATGACAATTTGTAATATGTCTATCGAATTTGGTGCAAAAATCGGTCTAATGAATCCTGATGAAAAAACTTATGACTATGTCAAAGGACGTGACTATGCGCCAAAAGACTTTGACAAAGCTGTCAGTAACTGGAAAAATCTTGTCAGTGACCCTGATGCCACTTATGACAAAGTTTTAACACTTGATGTGAACCAACTGAAACCCATGGTGACTTGGGGAACAAATCCAGGAATGGGGCTAGAATTTGGTGAAACTTTCCCAGAGATTAAAGATAATATCAATTACGAAAGAGCCTATAATTATATGGATTTGAAACCAGGACAAGTCGCCTCTGATATTGAATTAGGTTATGTATTCATCGGAAGTTGTACTAATGCTAGACTTGGTGATTTACAAGAAGCTGCCAAGTTTGTCAAAGGAAAACACGTTGCTGACGGACTGACAGCAATCGTTGTTCCTGGCAGTCGTCCTGTCAAAACTGCTGCAGAAACAGAAGGTCTGGATAAGATTTTCATAGAAGCTGGTTTTGAATGGCGTGAACCTGGTTGCTCGGCTTGTCTTGGTATGAATCCTGACCAAATCCCTGAGTATGTTCATTGCGCATCAACTAGCAACCGTAATTTTGAAGGACGCCAAGGGCATAATGCGCGTACTCATCTATGTAGCCCAGCGATGGCAGCAGCAGCAGCAATTGCTGGAAAATTCGTTGATGTAAGAAATCTAGTTACTGACTAA
- a CDS encoding ABC transporter ATP-binding protein, whose translation MTIINFKNVNLVRGKKQILRNINWQVNQGENWSILGLNGSGKSSLLKLILAEEWKTSGDISVLGIKFGVDEIPRLRKRVSVVGSFIAERFSSTIKAENLVYTGKFNSSMLYKPYTNQELDEGRDLLKSIGAEHLIGRTYGTLSQGEKQLLLIARSLILNPEILILDEATNGLDLFAKEKLQLQLHQIKNLDKSPTMIYITHHPDEISEDFTHLLLLREGQVIQAGVKKDLLNEKILSDFYQENIEIHQIHHKYFVIPKPTNYNFKINSE comes from the coding sequence ATGACAATTATTAACTTCAAGAACGTTAATCTCGTTCGTGGAAAAAAGCAAATTCTAAGAAATATCAACTGGCAGGTCAATCAAGGCGAGAATTGGTCAATACTGGGTTTAAATGGCTCAGGGAAATCAAGTTTACTCAAGCTCATTTTAGCTGAAGAATGGAAAACATCGGGTGATATTTCTGTATTGGGTATCAAGTTTGGTGTCGATGAAATCCCACGTCTTAGAAAACGAGTCAGTGTTGTTGGTTCTTTTATTGCAGAGCGATTTAGCTCAACAATAAAAGCAGAGAACTTAGTTTATACAGGGAAATTTAACTCTAGTATGCTGTATAAACCTTATACCAATCAGGAGCTAGATGAGGGGCGCGATTTACTCAAATCAATTGGTGCAGAACATCTTATTGGTCGCACTTACGGAACGCTTTCCCAAGGTGAAAAGCAGTTGTTATTGATCGCCAGAAGTTTGATTTTAAACCCTGAAATTTTAATTTTAGATGAAGCGACGAATGGATTAGACCTGTTCGCTAAAGAGAAATTACAACTTCAACTTCATCAAATAAAAAATTTAGACAAGTCTCCAACAATGATTTATATCACCCACCATCCTGATGAGATTAGCGAAGATTTTACCCATTTGCTTCTCCTAAGAGAAGGGCAGGTTATTCAAGCTGGAGTGAAAAAAGACTTGCTCAACGAAAAGATACTCTCAGATTTTTATCAAGAAAATATAGAAATTCACCAGATTCATCATAAATATTTTGTTATTCCTAAGCCAACAAACTATAATTTTAAGATAAATAGCGAATAA